A single window of Magnetococcales bacterium DNA harbors:
- a CDS encoding response regulator, whose translation MSEASPKILIVDDKPANLIALKSLLANVPAEIVTAQSGNETLALCLKNDFALLLLDVQMPQMDGYEVAELLRGDRQTRHIPIIFVTAVYAEEKNKLKGYDAGAVDFILKPIDDRILLSKVRIFLDLHQQKRTLSHQADLLEDKNNQLEQEIRQRRQVEQELRQAKQEAEAANIAKSRFLAAMSHEIRTPLNGVLGFAQLLISSALDEKQRRHVDTIIHSGQGLLTVINDILDFSKVESGAIHLEKIPFDLAPVLENVKTLLTPHATEKGVEMLWQIFPNVPTRLTGDPNRLRQVLLNLLGNAVKFTEKGIVSLYVEQVEVTESEALLRFLVDDSGIGIPDEARSKLFSPFYQADSSTTRRFGGTGLGLAISSGLVGVMGGSMEVDSIVGKGSSFRFTAQFGLPSTQAQSPQPKTGGDVQQPHIDNVRLLVAEDDPMAQSLIGEILERMGFAQVDLVSNGQQVIEKLAKAPYDLLIMDCRMPLMDGYETTREIRRLEKNTDTPPLPILALTANAMEEERQACFAAGMDDFITKPFRMQDLRERIQHLVQTRVQNTPCTKKTGHSRPPP comes from the coding sequence TGAAAAGCCTTCTGGCGAACGTTCCAGCTGAGATCGTCACCGCCCAATCCGGCAACGAAACCCTGGCGCTCTGTCTTAAAAACGACTTTGCCCTCCTGCTTCTGGATGTCCAGATGCCCCAGATGGATGGCTATGAGGTGGCGGAGCTGCTGCGGGGGGATCGGCAAACCCGCCACATTCCCATCATCTTTGTGACTGCGGTCTATGCTGAGGAAAAAAACAAGCTCAAGGGGTATGACGCCGGGGCGGTGGATTTTATTCTGAAACCCATCGATGACCGCATTTTACTCTCCAAAGTGCGAATATTTCTGGATCTTCACCAACAAAAGCGGACTCTCTCCCATCAGGCGGATTTGCTGGAAGATAAAAACAACCAGCTGGAACAGGAGATCCGCCAACGACGCCAAGTGGAGCAAGAGTTGCGGCAGGCCAAACAGGAAGCCGAAGCGGCCAACATCGCCAAAAGCCGCTTTTTGGCCGCCATGAGCCACGAAATCCGCACCCCCCTTAATGGCGTACTCGGATTTGCCCAGCTGCTGATCTCCAGCGCCCTCGATGAAAAACAGCGCCGTCACGTGGATACCATCATCCACTCCGGTCAGGGTCTGCTCACGGTCATCAACGATATTCTCGACTTTTCCAAGGTGGAGTCCGGTGCCATCCATCTGGAAAAAATTCCCTTCGACCTGGCCCCGGTCCTGGAAAATGTCAAAACCCTCCTCACCCCCCACGCCACCGAAAAAGGGGTGGAGATGTTATGGCAGATTTTCCCCAACGTCCCCACCCGGCTCACCGGTGACCCCAACCGTCTGCGGCAAGTGCTCCTGAATCTCCTGGGCAATGCGGTCAAATTTACTGAAAAAGGAATTGTGTCGCTCTATGTAGAGCAGGTAGAGGTAACTGAATCAGAAGCGCTTTTGCGTTTTTTGGTGGATGACAGCGGCATCGGTATTCCCGATGAAGCCAGGAGCAAGCTCTTCTCCCCCTTTTATCAGGCCGACAGCTCCACCACCCGCCGGTTTGGCGGCACCGGCCTGGGGCTGGCCATCTCCTCGGGCCTCGTGGGAGTGATGGGAGGGAGCATGGAGGTGGATTCCATCGTCGGCAAAGGCAGCTCCTTTCGCTTTACCGCCCAATTCGGCCTTCCCAGCACCCAGGCACAATCCCCCCAGCCCAAAACCGGTGGCGATGTCCAGCAGCCCCATATCGATAACGTCCGCTTGCTGGTGGCCGAAGATGATCCCATGGCCCAATCACTCATCGGTGAAATATTGGAAAGAATGGGGTTTGCCCAGGTGGATCTGGTCTCCAACGGCCAGCAAGTGATCGAAAAATTGGCCAAAGCCCCCTACGATCTACTCATCATGGATTGCCGGATGCCCCTCATGGACGGCTATGAAACCACCCGTGAAATCCGCCGCCTGGAAAAAAATACCGATACTCCCCCCCTCCCCATTCTCGCCTTGACCGCCAACGCCATGGAAGAGGAACGCCAAGCCTGCTTTGCCGCTGGCATGGATGATTTCATCACCAAACCCTTCCGCATGCAGGATCTGCGGGAACGCATCCAACACCTCGTCCAAACCAGGGTCCAAAACACCCCATGCACAAAAAAAACCGGCCACAGCCGCCCCCCCCCATGA
- a CDS encoding Crp/Fnr family transcriptional regulator codes for MKASQISDRTFRETALFTALSEEQLARMRQGMRVVVLAENENLFDDQQQAERFFLLYRGQVKLFRLSANGAEKIIKIIDPGELFATAVMFMETRLYPVCADATRESVVLSFDSRQFLDILKESPETCFRVLADMSRRLFNQVAEIDSLCLNTASGRLVRYLLNQVPEGNVGPCRFQLGARKRVLASRLSIQPETFSRILGKLRKRGLIEVEDKTICIPDVEALREYGTTEA; via the coding sequence ATGAAAGCAAGTCAGATCAGCGACCGGACTTTCCGCGAGACAGCTCTTTTTACCGCCCTCTCCGAGGAACAGCTTGCCAGAATGCGCCAGGGGATGCGGGTGGTGGTGCTGGCTGAAAATGAAAACCTGTTTGACGATCAACAGCAGGCTGAACGGTTTTTTCTGCTCTACCGGGGGCAGGTAAAGCTTTTTCGGCTCTCAGCCAATGGTGCGGAAAAAATCATCAAGATTATTGATCCGGGGGAACTTTTTGCGACCGCCGTGATGTTTATGGAAACCCGGCTCTATCCGGTGTGTGCGGATGCGACCCGGGAGAGTGTGGTGCTCTCCTTCGATAGCCGCCAGTTTTTGGATATTCTCAAGGAGTCTCCGGAAACCTGCTTCCGGGTGCTGGCTGACATGAGCCGAAGGCTCTTTAATCAGGTGGCGGAGATCGACAGCCTCTGCCTCAACACCGCTTCGGGTCGTCTGGTGCGCTATCTGCTCAATCAGGTTCCCGAAGGGAATGTCGGTCCTTGCCGGTTTCAATTGGGGGCCAGAAAGCGGGTGCTCGCTTCCAGGCTTTCCATTCAGCCGGAGACCTTTTCCAGAATTCTCGGCAAGCTGCGCAAGAGAGGGTTGATTGAGGTGGAGGACAAGACCATCTGTATTCCGGATGTCGAGGCGCTGCGGGAGTATGGTACCACGGAGGCGTGA